One Lacticaseibacillus rhamnosus genomic window carries:
- the rplA gene encoding 50S ribosomal protein L1, which translates to MAKKGKKYLEAAKAVDATKQYTPEEAVNLLKKIDFAKFDETVEVAYRLNVDPKQADQQIRGAVVLPNGTGKTSKVIVFAQGDQAKAAEDAGADIVGAEDLVQKIQDGWLDFDVAVATPPMMAQVGRLGRILGPKGLMPNPKTGTVTMDTAKAVNDIKAGQVAYRVDKAGIIHAPIGKKSFDADKLLENFKAMNDIVLKARPASTKGIYIKSLTLTSTMAPGIKVNPTDF; encoded by the coding sequence ATGGCTAAAAAAGGTAAAAAGTATTTAGAGGCTGCTAAGGCCGTTGATGCGACCAAGCAGTATACCCCTGAAGAAGCAGTTAATCTGCTTAAGAAAATCGACTTTGCAAAGTTCGACGAAACCGTTGAAGTTGCATATCGATTGAATGTTGATCCAAAGCAGGCTGACCAGCAGATCCGTGGCGCTGTTGTGCTACCAAACGGAACTGGTAAAACGTCGAAGGTTATTGTTTTTGCCCAAGGCGATCAGGCTAAGGCTGCTGAAGATGCAGGTGCTGATATTGTTGGCGCCGAAGATCTTGTGCAAAAGATCCAGGACGGCTGGTTGGACTTTGATGTTGCCGTTGCAACACCACCAATGATGGCCCAAGTTGGACGTTTAGGCCGGATTCTTGGACCGAAAGGCTTGATGCCAAACCCGAAGACCGGTACCGTTACGATGGACACGGCCAAGGCTGTTAATGACATCAAGGCTGGTCAAGTTGCTTATCGTGTTGACAAGGCTGGTATCATCCATGCCCCAATCGGTAAGAAGAGCTTCGATGCTGACAAGCTGCTTGAAAACTTCAAAGCAATGAATGATATTGTGCTGAAGGCTCGTCCAGCAAGCACCAAAGGTATTTACATCAAGAGTTTGACGTTGACCTCAACGATGGCACCTGGCATCAAGGTTAACCCAACAGACTTCTAA
- the rplK gene encoding 50S ribosomal protein L11 produces the protein MAKKVANIVKLQIPAGKATPAPPVGPALGQAGINIMGFTKDFNARTADQAGMIIPVVITVYEDRSFDFVTKTPPAAILLKKAAGVEHGSGEPNTKKVAKVTKAQVKEIAETKMQDLNAADVEAAMRMVEGTARSMGFEVED, from the coding sequence GTGGCTAAAAAAGTAGCAAACATTGTCAAACTCCAAATTCCTGCTGGGAAAGCAACCCCAGCTCCTCCGGTTGGCCCTGCACTTGGGCAAGCCGGTATCAACATTATGGGGTTCACCAAGGATTTCAATGCACGGACAGCTGATCAGGCTGGCATGATTATCCCTGTTGTCATCACGGTTTATGAAGATCGTTCGTTTGATTTCGTAACCAAGACCCCGCCGGCTGCTATTCTACTGAAGAAAGCTGCTGGTGTTGAACATGGTTCCGGCGAACCGAACACGAAGAAGGTTGCTAAGGTAACCAAAGCTCAGGTTAAGGAAATCGCCGAAACAAAGATGCAAGACCTTAACGCTGCCGATGTTGAAGCGGCAATGCGCATGGTTGAAGGAACAGCTCGCTCCATGGGCTTCGAAGTCGAAGACTAG
- the mgtA gene encoding magnesium-translocating P-type ATPase translates to MFNKTISRRDASTQEKTAALTRYSQQEPQAIFAALKTQEAGLSSQEAAERLEQDGPNTVVTQHPRPWYLILFAAFNEPFVWVLLLLCAVSTMTADYDGARMMGLMIILSVSIHFWQEYRSQKESHALAALIANTTAITRAGETKEHPMDEVVPGDIVQLATGDMIPADAYLVATHDLFVNQSSFTGEAMPVEKKAGAANLSDKQSLFDAPNLVFMGTDVISGSGTAVILKTGDATYFGDMASQISDKPAPTSFEQGMRAISRVLISMMLVLVPVVFVINGITKHDWSQAFFFAIAVAVGLTPEMLPMIVNSNLAKGALAMSKRKVIVKRLHAIQNLGAIDTLFTDKTGTITEDRVVVMRYVDATGETDPAVLRMAYMNANYQTGWHNLMDTAVVDYAREHQHLLTDLPSGLTKIDEIPFDFERRRLTVVVANDAHQWMITKGAFEEMLAVCDRVQLNGDVLPLTPERIRKLEQTNAAMSGQGMRMIVVAYRQDVHQQEIYTPADEQHMVLAGFLGFLDPAKPDAKEAIGLLGAHGVRVKVLTGDNAIITQHVAEEVGIANQLVATGNDVDAMDDSALRQAVETTDLFVKLSPMQKARIIKTMRAAGHTVGYMGDGINDTAALREADVSISVDTAADITKDASGIILLEKSLLVLEDGILEGRRVYANAMKYIKMTIASNFGNAFSVLVASIFLPFLPMLAIQLLVQNLIYDTSQMTIPWDNVDEATLAQPTPWRAKGLLRYTLTFGPLSSIFDITTFLFLWFGLGVGTHAASVPAQHLFQAGWFVVGLFTQSLVVHVLRTRQTPFWRSPASAIVILSTMMALLVGLFIILSPFHQAFDFGILPVTYWPGAAVIILIYLILVETVKRIYLKRGRPWL, encoded by the coding sequence ATGTTCAATAAAACCATATCGAGGCGCGATGCTTCGACTCAGGAGAAAACTGCTGCACTGACACGGTACAGCCAGCAAGAACCACAAGCCATTTTTGCAGCTTTGAAGACGCAAGAAGCGGGTTTGTCTTCACAAGAGGCAGCAGAACGGCTTGAACAGGACGGCCCCAACACGGTTGTTACCCAACATCCGCGCCCGTGGTATTTAATTTTATTCGCTGCATTCAACGAACCCTTTGTCTGGGTATTGCTATTGTTGTGTGCAGTCTCAACCATGACTGCGGATTATGACGGCGCCAGAATGATGGGCTTGATGATTATCTTATCGGTGTCCATTCATTTTTGGCAGGAATATCGTTCTCAAAAGGAAAGTCATGCATTGGCGGCCTTGATTGCCAATACCACGGCGATCACGCGTGCCGGTGAAACCAAAGAGCACCCCATGGATGAAGTGGTGCCTGGTGACATTGTTCAGCTGGCGACCGGTGATATGATCCCGGCTGATGCCTATTTAGTTGCGACTCATGATTTATTTGTCAATCAGTCGTCGTTTACTGGTGAAGCGATGCCGGTAGAGAAGAAAGCAGGCGCGGCGAATTTAAGCGATAAACAAAGCTTGTTTGATGCTCCTAATCTCGTTTTTATGGGAACTGATGTAATTTCCGGATCGGGGACGGCCGTTATTCTAAAAACGGGAGACGCGACTTATTTTGGCGACATGGCGAGTCAAATTAGCGATAAGCCGGCGCCGACCAGTTTTGAGCAAGGGATGCGCGCCATTAGCCGGGTTTTAATTAGCATGATGTTGGTGCTGGTGCCGGTGGTCTTTGTCATTAACGGTATTACCAAGCACGATTGGTCCCAGGCATTCTTTTTTGCCATCGCGGTGGCGGTCGGACTGACACCGGAAATGCTGCCGATGATTGTCAACAGTAACCTGGCAAAAGGGGCGTTGGCGATGTCGAAGCGGAAAGTCATTGTGAAACGACTGCACGCCATTCAAAATCTTGGCGCAATTGATACGCTTTTCACGGATAAAACCGGGACCATCACTGAGGACCGGGTCGTTGTGATGCGCTATGTTGATGCTACGGGCGAAACCGATCCGGCAGTGTTGCGGATGGCATATATGAATGCTAATTATCAAACCGGGTGGCACAACTTGATGGATACTGCAGTGGTGGATTATGCCCGTGAGCATCAGCATCTTTTAACCGATTTACCAAGCGGGCTGACCAAAATTGATGAGATTCCGTTTGATTTTGAACGCCGCCGACTGACGGTTGTCGTTGCTAACGACGCGCATCAGTGGATGATCACAAAAGGCGCCTTCGAAGAAATGCTGGCGGTTTGTGACCGAGTGCAACTCAATGGTGATGTACTGCCGCTGACACCTGAGCGGATCCGAAAACTTGAGCAAACTAACGCGGCCATGAGTGGTCAAGGTATGCGCATGATTGTCGTGGCATATCGTCAAGACGTCCATCAACAGGAAATTTATACGCCAGCGGATGAACAGCATATGGTTTTGGCTGGTTTTCTGGGTTTCCTTGATCCGGCCAAACCCGATGCAAAAGAAGCAATTGGGTTGTTAGGCGCGCATGGTGTCCGGGTTAAGGTTCTGACCGGCGATAACGCCATTATTACGCAGCATGTTGCTGAGGAAGTAGGAATTGCCAATCAGCTTGTTGCAACCGGCAATGACGTTGATGCCATGGATGATAGCGCGTTGCGACAGGCAGTTGAGACCACGGATTTGTTTGTGAAACTAAGTCCGATGCAAAAAGCCAGAATCATTAAAACCATGCGTGCGGCCGGTCACACAGTCGGATACATGGGTGATGGCATCAATGATACTGCTGCGTTGCGTGAAGCGGATGTCAGCATCAGCGTGGATACAGCTGCCGATATTACCAAAGATGCAAGCGGCATTATTTTGTTGGAAAAAAGCTTATTGGTGTTGGAAGATGGGATTCTAGAAGGTCGTCGCGTTTATGCCAACGCTATGAAATACATTAAAATGACCATTGCATCTAATTTCGGTAATGCTTTTTCGGTGTTAGTGGCGAGTATCTTTTTACCTTTCCTACCGATGCTGGCCATTCAATTACTGGTTCAAAATCTGATTTATGATACCTCGCAAATGACGATTCCATGGGACAATGTGGATGAAGCAACCTTAGCGCAACCGACACCGTGGCGAGCCAAGGGATTATTGCGCTACACATTGACTTTTGGACCGCTAAGTTCGATTTTTGATATCACGACTTTCCTATTTTTATGGTTCGGGCTTGGCGTTGGGACGCATGCTGCCAGTGTGCCGGCTCAGCACCTATTTCAGGCGGGGTGGTTTGTGGTTGGTCTATTTACCCAATCACTGGTGGTTCATGTCTTACGCACCCGCCAAACGCCATTTTGGCGGTCACCAGCCTCAGCTATTGTCATCTTGTCAACCATGATGGCTTTGTTAGTTGGCCTTTTCATAATTCTATCGCCATTCCATCAGGCATTTGATTTCGGTATTTTACCAGTCACTTACTGGCCTGGAGCTGCTGTCATTATTCTTATCTATTTGATATTGGTTGAAACTGTTAAAAGAATTTACCTAAAGCGCGGACGACCGTGGTTATGA
- a CDS encoding amidase: MISSALAQAAAVRAGAVTSGDLIDMTAKKLTTRNPQLNAVTWTRFDAAKHEAAALTDTGQPFFGVPLFLKGLGQSLAGAPETGGSRLFKDAKATRTNNFVQALQRLGFIIVGQSNVPEFGFKNITDAALYGPARNPWNLAYSPGGSSGGAAALVAAGISPLAAGSDGGGSIRIPASFSGLIGLKPTRGRVPTGPGEWRGWQGASINFALTRTMADTEALLRGLATTQLAAPFIAPPLRLDQVNDTRPLRIAYTTQSPVGTPVSSTAITAVEKAVDALRAAGHTVTEAAPDVDGVALMQAYYLMNGGETAAMFQAYTDQTGRTVTPNDIELITWAIYQAGLHTTAADYSRSLAIWDRAAEAYSRFHESYDLLLTPTTAKTAPRIDAALQSPAIIKKMHHAAELDPSEQQTLIWDLFEPSLTYSPFTQQANLTGAPAISLPTAISDEGLPLGIQFTAAKGREDQLLRIGYWFEQHHLLKMLPVAE; encoded by the coding sequence ATGATTTCTTCAGCATTAGCTCAAGCCGCGGCTGTTCGTGCAGGTGCCGTGACGAGTGGTGACTTGATTGACATGACTGCAAAAAAATTAACCACGCGCAATCCGCAACTGAATGCGGTAACGTGGACGAGGTTTGATGCGGCAAAGCATGAAGCCGCGGCACTCACGGATACTGGTCAGCCTTTTTTCGGGGTTCCTTTGTTTTTGAAGGGACTCGGTCAAAGCCTCGCCGGCGCTCCGGAAACAGGCGGCAGCCGTCTTTTTAAAGATGCCAAGGCAACCCGTACGAATAACTTTGTTCAGGCCTTGCAAAGACTGGGTTTCATCATTGTCGGTCAAAGTAATGTGCCGGAATTCGGATTTAAAAACATTACCGATGCTGCACTTTACGGACCGGCGCGTAATCCTTGGAATCTGGCCTACTCACCGGGTGGCTCTTCCGGTGGTGCTGCAGCGTTGGTTGCCGCAGGAATTAGCCCGCTCGCAGCCGGTTCTGACGGTGGCGGCTCTATCCGCATCCCCGCTTCATTTTCTGGATTGATCGGGTTAAAACCAACGCGTGGTCGTGTTCCCACCGGTCCCGGTGAATGGCGCGGCTGGCAAGGTGCCTCCATTAATTTTGCCTTGACCCGGACAATGGCAGATACCGAAGCGCTCTTACGCGGTTTAGCCACTACTCAATTAGCCGCACCGTTTATCGCCCCACCACTGCGGCTTGATCAAGTCAACGACACGCGACCGTTAAGAATTGCTTACACAACGCAATCTCCCGTGGGCACACCGGTCAGCAGCACCGCCATAACTGCCGTCGAAAAAGCTGTCGATGCGTTGCGCGCTGCAGGGCATACCGTGACCGAAGCTGCTCCGGATGTGGACGGTGTGGCACTCATGCAGGCTTATTATCTGATGAATGGTGGCGAAACGGCTGCCATGTTCCAAGCCTACACCGATCAAACCGGTCGGACGGTTACGCCTAACGATATTGAGTTAATCACTTGGGCCATCTATCAAGCAGGGTTGCACACCACCGCCGCTGATTACAGCCGGTCGTTAGCCATCTGGGATCGAGCCGCTGAAGCTTACAGTCGGTTTCACGAAAGTTACGACTTGCTGTTAACCCCGACCACCGCCAAAACCGCCCCGCGCATTGATGCCGCGTTACAATCACCAGCGATCATTAAAAAAATGCACCACGCAGCCGAGCTTGACCCAAGCGAACAACAAACGCTGATCTGGGATTTATTCGAACCCAGTCTCACCTATTCACCATTCACGCAACAAGCGAACTTAACCGGCGCCCCAGCCATCAGCTTGCCGACCGCTATTTCAGATGAAGGCCTGCCACTAGGGATCCAATTTACCGCCGCCAAGGGTCGTGAAGATCAACTTCTACGGATCGGCTATTGGTTTGAACAACACCATCTTTTGAAAATGTTGCCTGTAGCGGAATAA
- a CDS encoding cob(I)yrinic acid a,c-diamide adenosyltransferase, which produces MKLYTKVGDHGATKQINGKKVPKYDPQIVALGDLDELDSWLGYVAAQAQATPGFAWLTEALQARQRELYELLADIAVPRHQTITEAHVKALEDAIDQMMAAVPHITAFVLPGGHPLAAALQYGRAVARRAERSLDQLAAKDDTLSAVTLQYSNRLSDYLFALARYVNFKAGVAEVKSK; this is translated from the coding sequence ATGAAGCTATACACAAAAGTCGGGGATCACGGTGCGACCAAACAGATTAACGGTAAGAAGGTGCCAAAATACGATCCGCAGATTGTGGCACTAGGCGATCTTGATGAACTCGATTCGTGGCTCGGCTATGTTGCTGCTCAAGCGCAGGCAACGCCAGGATTTGCCTGGCTTACAGAAGCGTTGCAAGCACGGCAGCGGGAATTATATGAGCTGCTGGCGGATATTGCGGTTCCGCGGCACCAAACGATCACAGAAGCACATGTGAAGGCACTAGAAGATGCGATTGATCAAATGATGGCCGCCGTTCCCCATATCACAGCGTTTGTTTTGCCAGGCGGACATCCGCTAGCAGCCGCGTTACAATACGGCAGAGCAGTGGCCCGGCGCGCAGAACGGTCATTGGATCAATTAGCTGCTAAAGATGACACTTTGAGCGCCGTCACATTGCAATATAGCAACCGGCTATCTGACTATCTTTTTGCGTTGGCACGCTACGTCAACTTCAAAGCAGGCGTTGCTGAGGTGAAAAGTAAGTAA
- a CDS encoding ECF transporter S component produces MKLPVAAKKPSPVRAVALLGLLTALCTVLRIIKVPIPNVQPVTDILMVTTLLLGFRWGIALTMSTLVVSNLILGFGLWTLPQIVAYAMCLVVVQVSVTLIPLIRLTLWIQIGIAGLLGYLYGFIVSLGMAVIGSLNGLGFWAYYLSGLLFDTYHVIGNLVFYPIVVLVLQQGLKRFSHQG; encoded by the coding sequence ATGAAGCTGCCAGTAGCAGCCAAAAAGCCATCGCCTGTCCGGGCGGTGGCTTTGCTTGGTTTATTAACCGCCTTGTGTACGGTTTTGCGCATTATTAAAGTACCGATTCCTAATGTTCAGCCCGTCACGGATATTTTGATGGTGACAACGCTGCTACTGGGATTTCGGTGGGGCATTGCTTTGACCATGAGTACCTTGGTGGTTTCAAATCTGATTTTAGGATTTGGCTTGTGGACGTTGCCGCAGATTGTTGCTTATGCGATGTGCCTAGTCGTGGTTCAAGTTAGCGTAACGTTGATACCGCTGATTCGGCTCACACTTTGGATTCAGATTGGGATAGCCGGTCTGCTTGGCTACTTATACGGGTTCATCGTTAGTTTAGGAATGGCCGTCATTGGCAGTTTGAATGGTCTTGGCTTTTGGGCTTATTATTTAAGTGGTTTATTGTTTGATACTTATCACGTCATTGGAAATCTCGTGTTTTATCCGATTGTGGTGCTGGTTTTGCAACAGGGATTGAAACGCTTTTCTCATCAGGGTTGA
- a CDS encoding DUF4430 domain-containing protein produces the protein MLKKVLRSLVVFFTAMLVLTGCSSSASSTAKSSSKPNQIVVTYQLKENGKAFANKKITQPKKSVVMTGLKKGWKVKASKGFITEIAGKKQNVAKKTYWLYTINGKMAKKGASQQPVKNHDKVVFDLSVTK, from the coding sequence ATGTTAAAGAAAGTTTTACGGTCACTGGTTGTCTTCTTCACTGCGATGTTGGTTCTTACCGGGTGCAGCAGCAGTGCTAGCAGTACGGCCAAAAGCAGCAGCAAACCCAATCAGATTGTGGTCACGTATCAACTGAAGGAAAACGGTAAGGCATTTGCGAATAAGAAAATCACGCAACCTAAAAAATCTGTTGTTATGACCGGTTTGAAGAAGGGCTGGAAAGTCAAGGCTTCCAAGGGCTTCATCACTGAGATCGCTGGCAAGAAGCAAAATGTTGCCAAGAAAACATACTGGCTGTACACCATCAATGGCAAGATGGCTAAAAAAGGTGCCTCGCAGCAACCGGTTAAGAACCATGATAAAGTTGTGTTTGACTTGAGTGTGACTAAATGA
- the nrdJ gene encoding ribonucleoside-triphosphate reductase, adenosylcobalamin-dependent — protein MQVMMKPITLAPEFIAEVKKEIKPHWGELGWVTYKRTYARWLPNEERTENWDETVKRVVEGNINLDPRLHTADPDPKVVTALQKEARNLFKLIYGLAGTPSGRNLWISGTDYQKRNGDALNNCWFIAIRPQPYGDSHIVPTDFSADQPAVSMPYSFMFDELMKGGGVGFSVTKDNIAKLPPVASAVDLTIVIDRRSASYEASLKMGAVDRQAWEQAHATERNDRYVLPDTREGWVLANAKVIDHHFAATNPSGQTKLVLDITNIRPKGARIHGFGGTASGPMPLVEMLQDINNVLNARVGKHLTAVDATDIGNLIGKTVVAGNVRRSAEMSLGSADDDAFITMKQDQKQLYHHRWASNNSVAIDTQFEAYAPIATAIAKNGEPGIVNLDLSRHYGRIVDGENAANDPDVEGTNPCGEISLANGEPCNLFEVFPVVAVQQGWKLKQAFTLAARYAKRVTFSNYDWQVSRDIIKKNRRIGISMSGIQDWFLDDFGHRVVSGFEPVVDPHTGKMVEKPIYDPEIKQAVDGLYRTVVNADKAYSEALGCEPSRKHTTVKPSGTVAKLAGVSEGMHFHYAGYLIQRIRFQANDPLLPALKACGYHIEPDVYTKNTMVVEFPIRAAHADDPAFASAGTVSIAEQIATQAFLQTYWSDNAVSCTVTFQPEEADQIADLLSQYRHVIKSTSMLPYVGAGFKQAPKEPIDVQTYKQKCQQIHGSVAAVFAAQNADHDQKDLGLVDQTDCAGGACPIK, from the coding sequence ATGCAAGTTATGATGAAACCGATCACCTTGGCGCCTGAATTCATTGCCGAGGTTAAGAAAGAAATTAAGCCGCACTGGGGGGAGCTTGGCTGGGTAACCTACAAGCGGACCTATGCGCGGTGGCTGCCGAATGAAGAGCGAACCGAGAATTGGGATGAAACCGTCAAGCGCGTTGTTGAAGGCAATATTAACCTTGATCCGCGTTTACATACTGCGGATCCGGATCCTAAAGTAGTAACGGCCTTGCAAAAAGAGGCGCGCAATCTTTTCAAACTTATTTATGGGTTGGCAGGCACGCCATCTGGCCGTAACCTTTGGATTTCCGGAACGGATTATCAAAAGCGTAATGGCGATGCATTGAATAATTGCTGGTTTATTGCGATTCGTCCCCAACCATATGGCGATTCACATATTGTGCCAACCGATTTTTCTGCTGATCAGCCTGCTGTTTCGATGCCATATTCTTTCATGTTTGATGAATTGATGAAAGGCGGCGGTGTTGGTTTTTCCGTCACCAAAGACAATATCGCCAAGTTGCCACCAGTAGCCAGTGCGGTTGATTTGACGATTGTCATTGATCGGCGCAGCGCCAGTTATGAAGCTTCACTTAAGATGGGCGCGGTTGATCGACAAGCATGGGAACAAGCCCATGCAACCGAACGCAACGATCGGTATGTTTTGCCGGATACGCGCGAAGGCTGGGTTTTGGCCAATGCCAAGGTGATTGATCACCATTTTGCCGCAACTAATCCTAGTGGCCAAACGAAATTGGTATTAGACATTACCAATATTCGACCAAAAGGCGCGCGCATTCATGGTTTTGGCGGTACGGCTTCAGGGCCCATGCCGTTAGTTGAAATGTTGCAGGATATCAATAACGTGCTTAATGCGCGAGTTGGCAAGCATTTGACAGCGGTTGATGCAACCGATATTGGCAATCTGATTGGTAAAACCGTTGTCGCAGGTAATGTTCGCCGCTCTGCCGAAATGTCGTTAGGATCTGCTGATGATGATGCGTTTATCACCATGAAGCAGGATCAAAAGCAACTGTATCATCATCGTTGGGCATCGAATAACAGTGTTGCGATTGATACCCAGTTTGAAGCCTACGCACCGATTGCGACGGCGATTGCCAAAAATGGCGAACCAGGTATTGTCAATCTCGACTTGTCCCGGCACTATGGACGCATTGTCGATGGCGAAAATGCCGCCAATGATCCGGATGTCGAAGGGACAAATCCTTGCGGCGAAATTTCTTTGGCCAACGGTGAGCCCTGCAATTTATTTGAAGTATTCCCGGTTGTGGCCGTGCAGCAAGGTTGGAAGCTAAAACAAGCCTTCACGTTGGCGGCGCGTTATGCTAAACGGGTCACCTTTAGCAACTACGACTGGCAGGTTTCACGCGATATTATCAAGAAGAACCGGCGAATCGGCATTTCGATGTCCGGTATTCAAGACTGGTTCCTGGATGATTTCGGTCATCGGGTTGTTTCCGGATTTGAACCGGTTGTTGATCCGCATACGGGAAAAATGGTCGAGAAACCGATTTACGATCCTGAGATTAAACAAGCGGTTGATGGACTTTATCGTACGGTGGTCAACGCAGATAAAGCTTATTCTGAAGCCTTGGGATGCGAACCGTCGCGCAAGCACACAACCGTTAAACCATCCGGAACTGTGGCTAAATTGGCGGGTGTTTCCGAAGGCATGCATTTCCATTATGCCGGTTATTTGATTCAACGGATTCGGTTCCAGGCCAATGATCCGCTATTGCCGGCACTGAAGGCATGTGGCTATCACATTGAACCGGATGTTTACACTAAAAATACGATGGTCGTTGAATTTCCGATTCGTGCAGCGCATGCGGATGATCCGGCATTTGCTTCGGCAGGCACGGTTTCGATTGCCGAACAAATTGCCACCCAAGCGTTCTTGCAAACATACTGGTCTGATAATGCGGTGAGTTGCACCGTGACCTTCCAGCCTGAAGAAGCTGACCAGATTGCTGACTTATTATCACAATATCGGCATGTCATCAAGTCCACGTCAATGCTGCCATACGTTGGCGCAGGCTTTAAACAAGCACCAAAAGAACCAATTGACGTCCAGACTTACAAGCAGAAATGCCAACAGATTCACGGTTCGGTTGCAGCGGTTTTTGCGGCTCAAAATGCCGATCATGATCAAAAAGATCTCGGATTAGTGGATCAAACCGATTGTGCTGGCGGTGCTTGCCCGATTAAATAA
- a CDS encoding nucleoside 2-deoxyribosyltransferase: MAQVYLAAPFFDPAQTKRLNQVLAALNENESVSGIFSPRDDTNKAGLTENSPAWQRQVFGEDIRGLHQATVMVAILDYIGEDPDPGTAFEIGYAYAHHMPIVALQLTDMKMNLMLAGSITCFVTDIAELKTLDLDHVLVRPYVGPVF; this comes from the coding sequence ATGGCCCAAGTCTATCTTGCCGCTCCTTTTTTTGATCCCGCGCAGACAAAGCGGTTGAATCAGGTATTAGCGGCTTTAAATGAAAATGAGTCCGTTAGCGGTATTTTTTCACCACGCGATGATACTAACAAAGCAGGTTTGACGGAAAATTCACCAGCTTGGCAGCGACAGGTTTTTGGTGAAGATATTCGCGGCTTGCACCAAGCAACGGTGATGGTCGCGATTTTGGATTATATTGGCGAAGACCCTGATCCGGGAACCGCCTTTGAGATCGGCTATGCGTATGCGCACCACATGCCAATTGTGGCGCTACAACTGACGGACATGAAAATGAACCTGATGCTCGCCGGCTCCATTACCTGTTTTGTAACAGATATTGCCGAGCTGAAAACACTGGATTTAGATCATGTGCTCGTTCGTCCTTATGTGGGACCGGTGTTTTAG
- a CDS encoding alpha/beta fold hydrolase, with product MSSWFWLVIAVGTVVIAGGLADFILLGRPGYAPVPLVMDATPTLFIPGHLGTRYSFGHMLWRMQRRYGLSKDVVAIVAPDGRVRLRGRLNLNHHAAVQVLFTDKTVRPAAQLRGLNHVITALQAQQAFSQLNLIGHSMGGVTAVLYLLSKPAVPVANLVTIAAPMNDLEVAQRSPILNWSLTRQGPEHTAPIYQQFQRTIDNLPSDLRWLNIAGDLMLGGRHDGEVAINSSFAVRYLVKDRIKDYTEVVIRGPRAAHSLLHENRLVDHDIVEYLWQQQRDF from the coding sequence ATGAGCAGCTGGTTTTGGCTCGTGATTGCAGTTGGCACTGTTGTGATTGCGGGCGGTTTAGCAGACTTTATATTACTGGGTCGTCCCGGATATGCGCCGGTGCCATTAGTCATGGATGCAACGCCGACTTTGTTCATCCCCGGCCATTTAGGTACGCGGTATTCATTCGGCCATATGTTGTGGCGTATGCAGCGTCGTTATGGCTTGAGTAAAGATGTTGTCGCGATTGTTGCCCCTGATGGCAGGGTGCGTTTGCGTGGTCGGTTGAACTTGAATCATCATGCTGCGGTGCAAGTGCTATTCACCGATAAAACCGTGCGCCCAGCTGCGCAATTACGGGGACTAAATCACGTGATTACGGCTTTACAGGCGCAACAAGCTTTCAGTCAGCTTAATCTGATTGGACACTCAATGGGCGGCGTGACGGCAGTGTTGTATTTATTAAGCAAACCAGCTGTGCCAGTCGCCAACCTAGTCACTATTGCTGCGCCTATGAATGACTTAGAAGTTGCTCAGCGCTCACCGATTCTAAACTGGTCGTTGACGCGTCAGGGACCGGAACACACAGCCCCAATTTATCAGCAATTTCAGCGCACCATTGACAATCTTCCTTCTGATTTGCGATGGCTGAACATTGCCGGAGACTTGATGCTTGGAGGTCGCCATGACGGCGAGGTTGCGATTAACAGCAGTTTTGCGGTGCGTTATCTGGTGAAGGATCGGATCAAGGACTATACGGAGGTCGTCATTCGCGGACCGCGGGCAGCCCACAGTTTGCTCCATGAGAATCGCCTCGTTGATCATGATATTGTTGAATATTTATGGCAGCAGCAACGCGATTTTTAG